A region of the Streptomyces durocortorensis genome:
ACCAGGACGACGCCCACCAGGTCCAGGCGGACCGCCTTGGGGGCCTTGGACTCGGTGATGAACTTCGCGCCGAGGACCAGTCCGGCGATGCCGACGGGCAGGTTGATCAGGAAGATCGGCCGCCAGCCGAGCCCGAAGAGGTCCCACTCGGTGAGCAGTGCGCCCAGCAGCGGCCCGGAGACCGCCCCGAGCCCGACGACCGCGCCGAAGAGGCCGAAGACCTTGCCGCGTTCGTGCGCCGGGAAGGTGGCGTGCACGATCGACAGCACCTGCGGCACCATCAGCGCGGCCGTGCCGCCCTGAAGGATGCGGGCGGCGACGAGTATCTCCGGGCTGCCCGCGAAACCGCACAGGGCCGAGGCCACGGTGAATCCGCCGATGCCGATGAGGAAGAGCCGCTTGCGCCCGTAGATGTCGCCGAGCCGGCCGCCCGTGATCAGCCCGGCCGCGAACGCGAGGGCGTATCCGGCGGTGATCCACTGGATCGCGGAGACGGAGGCCCCGGTGTCGCGCGTGATGCTGGGGATCGCGATGTTGACGATCGTGACGTCGACCAGGTCCATGAAGGCCGCGGTCATCACGATGGCGAGCGCGAACCAGCGCCGCCGGTCGGCGGGGGCGGGCGCGGGTGCGACCGCTGTTCTCACCGGTGCGGGGGGTGCGGGCGGTGCGGGGGCGGTGGATGCCGCGAGGGGCGACGCCGCGGACGGCGGGGGTGCGGAAGAAGGCATGGGAAGAACATAAGTGCCCATTAGGTCAGGTCATGACCTGATGATCCGGCACCCTGGCGTCATGTCCGATACCCCGGCACGCCTGCTGAAGTTGCTGTCGCTCCTCCAGACCCCGCGCGAGTGGCCGGGCGGGGAGCTGGCCGACCGCCTCGACGTCAGTCCGCGCACGATCCGCCGCGATATCGACCGGCTGCGGGACCTGGGCTACCCGGTCGAGGCCTCGCGCGGTTCGGTGGGCGGCTATCGCCTGGTCGCGGGCGCCGCCATGCCGCCTCTGCTGCTGGACGACGAGGAGGCGGTGGCCATCGCGGTGGGACTGCGGGCCGGGGCGGGGCACGCCATCGAGGGCGTCGACGAGGCCTCCGTACGGGCACTGGCGAAGCTGGAGCAGGTGCTGCCCTCGCGGCTGCGGCACCGGGTCTCCGCGCTCCAGACCGCCACGGTGCCGCTGACCAGGGGCGACGGTTCCACCATCGACCCGCGGACCCTGACGACGCTGGCCTCGGCGGCGACCGGGCGGGAGCGGCTGAGGTTCGCGTACCGCAGCGGGGACGGCACCCGGACGAAGCGGCAGGTCGAGCCGTACCGGCTGGTGAGCACCGGGCAGCGCTGGTATCTGGTGGCGTACGACCTGGGCAGGGAGGACTGGCGGACGTTCCGGGTGGACCGGGTCGGCGAGCCGTTCGCGACGGGTGCCAGGTTCGCCCCGCGGCCGCTGCCGGTGGAGGGCGGCCCGGACGGTGGCGGCAATGGCGGCGGCGGCCGGGCGGACGGCGGCCATGGCAAGGAACCGAACGGCGAGGGGGACGCGGCGAGGTTCCTGGCCCGGTCGATGCGGCGGATGCAGCCGGAGCTGCGCCTGGACGTGCGGTTCGGCGCTCCGGCGGAGTTCGTGGCGGCGCGGCTGCCCACGACGCTCGGTGCGCCGGAGCCGGACGGGGAGGGCGGATGCCGGCTGCGGGCCTCGTGCACCGATTCGCTGGAGTGGGTGGCGCTGCGGCTGGCGCTCGTGGACTGCGAGTTCTCCGTGGCGGGGCCGCCGCAGCTGGTGGCGTATCTGGAGAACCTGGGCACCCGGCTGACCCGCGCCGCCAGGCACCCGCCCGCACACCCGATGCGGAGCGACGCCCCGGAACGGGGAGACGCCCCGGAACAGGGATGAGCCCCGGCGCCGGGGGGTGGGCGCCGGGGCTCAGCTCAGGGACCGGGGAAAACCGGTCGGGTGACCGGAAAGACCCGGTCGGTCGGCCGGTGCGAACCGGCTTGATGGGGAGATTACGGGTTATTGGCTCACGCCGCAGCGTCAAAGCCCGTGTCGTGAGCCATTCGCTTCAATTCGAGGAGTGCGTGCTTCTCGATCTGGCGGATCCGCTCCCGTGTGAGGCCGTGCTGCTTGCCCACTTCGGTCAGGGTCCGCTCACGGCCGTCCTCGATGCCGTACCTCATCTTGATGATCGAGGCCGTCCGGTTGTCGAGCTTGCCGATCAGGTCCTCCAGCTCCTCGCTGCGGAGCAGGGTCATCACGGACTGCTCGGGCGAGACGGCGGAGGTGTCCTCCAGCAGGTCGCCGAACTGGGTGTCGCCGTCGTCGTCCACGGACATGTTGAGGCTGACCGGGTCGCGGGCCCAGTCCAGGACGTTGCCGACGCGCTCGGCGTTGGAGTCGAGCTCGGCGGCTATCTCCGCGTGCTCCGGGTCGCGCCCGTGCTCGCGGTTGAACTCGCGCTGGACCCGGCGGATCCGGCCGAGCTCCTCCACCAGGTGGACGGGGAGCCGGATCGTGCGGGACTGGTCGGCGATGGACCGGGTGATGGCCTGCCGGATCCACCAGGTGGCATACGTGGAGAACTTGAAGCCCTTGGCGTAGTCGAACTTCTCGACCGCGCGGACCAGGCCGGCGTTGCCCTCCTGGATCAGGTCGAGCAGGGGGAGCCCCGCGCGCGGGTAGCGGCGGGCCACGGCGACGACGAGTCGGAGGTTGGAACGGATGAATATGTCCTTGGCGCGCTCGCCCTCGGCGACCAGCGCCTCCAGCTCTTCGCGCTTCGCCCCGCCCGCGTCGCTCTCCACCTCGCCGTCGAGGATCTTCTGGGCGTACACGCCCGCCTCTATGGTCTGGGAGAGGTCGACCTCCTTGGCGGCGTCGAGCAGCGGTGTGCGGGCGATCTCGTCCAGGTACATGCCGACCAGGTCGCGATCGGCGATTTCCCCGCCCACGGCGCGAACACTGCTTGCCCGGTCGGTCCCACCGGAAGTGGCGGACGTACGACGGGCGACGGCACGGGTTGCCATGCGTGCTCCCTTGCTGAGTAGGTCGCGACACCCTCTCGGGTGCCCTGCATCCGATGGAAACAACGACTGGAATCCGGACAGAATTCCCATGCCACGCATTCATTTTCGCGATCATGCAGTACCCTGTTCGGCCCCACCAGGAGGCGGCACGCCGGAGATGCGCATGGACGTGCAGGTCAGAACCGGTACCGAAGCAGTTCCGGTGCCCGGGACCGAGATCTGCAACCGCTACGCCCATGAGACCGCGCTCACATTCGGCACGGCCCCCTTCACTCCTCGCCCCCCTCACTCCGGAGCAGCGGCTCCCGTGGCTGCGCTCCCACCCGGAAGACGGACCGCACCGCCTTCTGGTTGCCCGGGACGCCCACGGCCACCGCGTCCCGGGGTACGCCACCAGCAGCCGCCGTCCGCCCCAAGTTGGCCTACGACGCCTCCATCGAGCCGAGCGTCCACTGCGGCCCCGACACGGTGGGCCGGACGTTCGGCCGGCACGGGGACGCGCCCTGGTACGA
Encoded here:
- a CDS encoding sigma-70 family RNA polymerase sigma factor, with the translated sequence MATRAVARRTSATSGGTDRASSVRAVGGEIADRDLVGMYLDEIARTPLLDAAKEVDLSQTIEAGVYAQKILDGEVESDAGGAKREELEALVAEGERAKDIFIRSNLRLVVAVARRYPRAGLPLLDLIQEGNAGLVRAVEKFDYAKGFKFSTYATWWIRQAITRSIADQSRTIRLPVHLVEELGRIRRVQREFNREHGRDPEHAEIAAELDSNAERVGNVLDWARDPVSLNMSVDDDGDTQFGDLLEDTSAVSPEQSVMTLLRSEELEDLIGKLDNRTASIIKMRYGIEDGRERTLTEVGKQHGLTRERIRQIEKHALLELKRMAHDTGFDAAA
- a CDS encoding helix-turn-helix transcriptional regulator — its product is MSDTPARLLKLLSLLQTPREWPGGELADRLDVSPRTIRRDIDRLRDLGYPVEASRGSVGGYRLVAGAAMPPLLLDDEEAVAIAVGLRAGAGHAIEGVDEASVRALAKLEQVLPSRLRHRVSALQTATVPLTRGDGSTIDPRTLTTLASAATGRERLRFAYRSGDGTRTKRQVEPYRLVSTGQRWYLVAYDLGREDWRTFRVDRVGEPFATGARFAPRPLPVEGGPDGGGNGGGGRADGGHGKEPNGEGDAARFLARSMRRMQPELRLDVRFGAPAEFVAARLPTTLGAPEPDGEGGCRLRASCTDSLEWVALRLALVDCEFSVAGPPQLVAYLENLGTRLTRAARHPPAHPMRSDAPERGDAPEQG